TGGTCAGCTGCGCGACATTCCGGACGTGGACAGCCTCTATTTCACGATGCTGAACCACAACAAGCGTTCCATCACGCTCGACACCAAGTCGCCGGAAGGCAAGAAGGTGCTGGAGGAGCTGGTCAAGACCTGCGACGTGCTGGTCGAGAACTTCGCCCCCGGCGTGCTGAAGCGCATGGGCTTCTCCTGGGAGCGCATCCAGGAGCTGAACCCGCGCATGATCGTCGCCTCGGTCAAGGGCTTCGGCCCCGGCCCGTTCGAGGACTGCAAGGTCTATGAGAACGTCGCCCAGTGCGCCGGCGGCGCCGCCTCCACCACCGGCTTCGACGACGGCCCGCCGCTGGTCACCGGCGCCCAGATCGGCGACAGCGGCACCGGCCTGCACCTGGCGCTGGGCATCGTCGCGGCGCTCTACCAGCGCAACAGCACCGGCCGCGGCCAGCAGGTCCTGGCGGCCATGCAGGACGGCGTGCTGAACCTGTGCCGCGTCAAGCTGCGCGACCAGCAGCGCCTGGCCCACGGCCCGCTGAAGGAATACCCGCAGTTCCCGCACGGCGAGTTCGGCGACACCGTGCCGCGCGCCGGCAACGCGTCGGGCGGCGGCCAGCCGGGCTGGATCCTGAAGTGCAAGGGCTGGGAGACCGATCCCAACGCCTACATCTACTTCATCACCCAGGCCCCGGTGTGGGAGAAGATCTGCACCGTCATCAACAAGCCGGAATGGGTCACCGATCCGGAATACGCCAAGCCGGCCGCCCGCCTGCCGAAGCTGAAGGAGATCTTCGCGACGGTCGAGGAATGGACCATGACCAAGACCAAGTTCGAGGCCATGGACATCCTCAACAAGTACGACATCCCCTGCGGCCCTATCCTCTCCATGAAGGAGATCGCCGAGGACCAGTCGCTGCGCAAGACCGGCACCATCGTCGAGGTCGACCACCCGACCCGCGGCAAGTACCTGAGCGTCGGTAACCCGATCAAGCTGTCGGACAGCCCGACCGAGGTCACCCGGTCGCCGCTGCTGGGCGAGCACACGGACGAGATCCTGCGCGACGTGCTCGGCTTCGACGACAACCGGATCGCCGAGATCAAGAACTCCGGCGCGGTCGGGCAGGCGACCCGGCTGGCGGCCGAGTAAGCGGTACCCGCCGGAGATGCCCGGACCTGATCCGGGCACCTCCCGCCGACGATCAGAACGAGAATTCGACACCCGTGGGGGCCAAGGGCCGTTCCGCGAAAGCCCCCTCACGGCCTGCAACAAGCGGGAAACTCCAACGAGTATCAGAGAGGAAACCCCAATGACTGCAGTAATCGACAAAGCCAATGCCAAGGAAACCGTCAGCCGCCTGCTCGCCAAGGCCAAGTCCGAGGGCCGCGACAGCCTGACCGCTCCCGAAGCCAAGGAACTGTGCGACCTCTACGGCATCCCCGTGCCGCAGGAAGGCCTCGCCAAGACCGCCGACGACGCCGCCCGCCTCGCGGAAGGCATGGGCTTCCCCGTCGTGCTCAAGATCGTCTCCCCGCAGATCCTGCACAAGACCGAGGCCGGCGGCGTGCTGGTCGGCGTCAAGAACGCCGAGGAGGCCCGCGCCGGCTTCCAGAAGATCATCGACAACGCCAAGGCCTATGACGCCAAGGCCGACATCCACGGCATCCAGGTC
The Skermanella mucosa DNA segment above includes these coding regions:
- the frc gene encoding formyl-CoA transferase, giving the protein MTKALDGVRILDFTHVQSGPTCTQLLAWFGADVIKVERPGEGDITRGQLRDIPDVDSLYFTMLNHNKRSITLDTKSPEGKKVLEELVKTCDVLVENFAPGVLKRMGFSWERIQELNPRMIVASVKGFGPGPFEDCKVYENVAQCAGGAASTTGFDDGPPLVTGAQIGDSGTGLHLALGIVAALYQRNSTGRGQQVLAAMQDGVLNLCRVKLRDQQRLAHGPLKEYPQFPHGEFGDTVPRAGNASGGGQPGWILKCKGWETDPNAYIYFITQAPVWEKICTVINKPEWVTDPEYAKPAARLPKLKEIFATVEEWTMTKTKFEAMDILNKYDIPCGPILSMKEIAEDQSLRKTGTIVEVDHPTRGKYLSVGNPIKLSDSPTEVTRSPLLGEHTDEILRDVLGFDDNRIAEIKNSGAVGQATRLAAE